A genomic window from Silene latifolia isolate original U9 population chromosome Y, ASM4854445v1, whole genome shotgun sequence includes:
- the LOC141628446 gene encoding uncharacterized protein LOC141628446 — protein MKILSWNCQGLGNPLTVSSLRDQCWRESPNIVFVMETMISARELEKIRNSCGFSSSVCVSSRGRSGGTGLWWRDVDVNLISYNKNHILVEVLDANKTPVWQAAGVYGWPETSNKHKTWDLMRSICENSRVPIVLFGDFNEILSAQEKDGGAVRSERQMDAFREAIDDCALHDLGYRGNVFTWQRGRETETIVRERLDRALATMEWSHMFPNAFVPHYPIYSSDHAAIIIQEGMGQPRNRGRRGFKFEPFWVADEQCRGVVREAWEEGFGESVPAKVSICAAKLTDWAKRRFGDVKRSIREREEDLEYWQRQPPSADMLSKCRDIVREVGTEV, from the coding sequence ATGAAAATATTAAGCTGGAACTGTCAAGGGTTGGGCAATCCCTTGACAGTTAGCTCCCTCCGGGATCAGTGTTGGAGGGAGAGCCCAAACATTGTCTTCGTTATGGAGACAATGATCAGTGCGAGAGAGTTGGAGAAAATTCGAAATAGCTGTGGTTTTAGTTCAAGCGTTTGTGTAAGTAGTAGAGGTAGGTCGGGTGGGACTGGTTTATGGTGGAGGGATGTGGATGTTAATTTAATATCATATAATAAAAATCACATTCTCGTGGAGGTTCTTGATGCCAACAAAACTCCGGTGTGGCAGGCTGCAGGGGTGTATGGATGGCCGGAAACGAGCAATAAACACAAAACTTGGGATCTCATGAGGAGCATATGTGAGAATAGTCGGGTCCCTATCGTGTTATTTGGCGACTTTAATGAAATTTTGAGTGCCCAGGAGAAAGATGGGGGTGCGGTTCGGAGCGAGAGACAGATGGATGCGTTTAGGGAAGCTATTGACGACTGTGCTCTACATGACCTGGGGTATAGGGGTAATGTCTTCACATGGCAACGGGGACGGGAGACCGAGACGATTGTGAGGGAGAGACTGGACAGAGCTTTAGCGACTATGGAGTGGAGTCACATGTTCCCTAATGCGTTTGTACCGCATTATCCTATATATTCGTCGGATCATGCCGCAATTATTATTCAAGAAGGGATGGGGCAGCCTAGAAACCGTGGACGACGAGGTTTCAAATTCGAACCTTTTTGGGTGGCGGATGAGCAGTGTAGAGGAGTTGTGAGGGAGGCATGGGAGGAGGGGTTTGGGGAGAGTGTTCCTGCTAAGGTGAGCATCTGTGCGGCGAAGCTAACTGACTGGGCGAAAAGGCGGTTTGGTGATGTGAAAAGAAGTATAAGGGAGAGAGAGGAAGACTTGGAGTATTGGCAGCGGCAACCACCGTCAGCTGATATGTTGAGTAAGTGCAGGGATATTGTAAGGGAAGTGGGCACGGAAGTGTGA